One Calliopsis andreniformis isolate RMS-2024a chromosome 9, iyCalAndr_principal, whole genome shotgun sequence genomic window carries:
- the Fbxl7 gene encoding F-box and leucine-rich repeat protein 7, with the protein MDGSCPLLLPSFGEKGGSERETVYSSQKVGLCRPPSDAIDLGYHTLDNNTCRSSSSSVAISTPVRQQTLLQQKYVYVKDLCQLDDALLLKIFSWLGTRDLCAVAQTCRRLWQIAWHPSLWKEVEVRYPQNATIALNALTRRGCHTCIRRLVLEGAVGLPGIFAQLPFLSLTSLVLRHSRRVTDANVTAILDNCIHLKELDLTGCVGVSRACSRITTLQLQSLDFSDCHGVEDSGLVLTLSRMPHLACLYLRRCARITDASLVAIASYCGNLRQLSVSDCIKITDFGVRELAARLGPSLRYFSVGKCDRVSDAGLLVVARHCYKLRYLNARGCEALSDSATLALARGCPRLRALDIGKCDIGDATLEALSTGCPNLKKLSLCGCERITDAGLEALTYYVRGLRQLNIGECPRVTWVGYRAVKRYCRRCIIEHTNPGFSS; encoded by the coding sequence ATGGATGGATCGTGTCCACTACTCCTTCCATCCTTTGGAGAAAAGGGCGGTTCTGAAAGGGAGACTGTATATTCATCACAAAAAGTTGGTCTATGCAGACCACCCTCAGATGCGATTGATTTAGGATACCATACATTAGACAACAACACATGTCGTTCATCATCTTCATCAGTTGCTATATCTACTCCAGTCAGACAACAAACACTATTACAACAAAAATACGTTTATGTAAAAGACCTGTGCCAGCTTGATGATGCTTTGTTATTAAAGATATTCAGCTGGCTAGGCACCAGAGATCTATGTGCTGTTGCTCAAACTTGCAGGCGTCTTTGGCAAATAGCGTGGCACCCATCTCTTTGGAAAGAAGTAGAAGTCCGTTATCCCCAAAATGCAACTATCGCATTAAATGCCTTGACCAGACGAGGATGCCACACGTGCATTCGTCGTCTTGTACTCGAAGGTGCTGTTGGCCTACCTGGGATTTTTGCCCAGTTACCTTTTTTAAGTTTAACTTCTCTAGTTTTACGACATTCCAGACGTGTTACGGATGCAAATGTGACTGCCATTTTAGATAATTGTATACATTTAAAAGAACTAGATTTAACAGGATGCGTGGGCGTATCAAGAGCATGTAGCCGGATAAcaacattacaattacaatcGTTAGATTTCAGCGATTGTCACGGCGTGGAAGATTCTGGCTTGGTATTGACACTTTCTCGTATGCCACATCTTGCTTGTTTATATTTACGACGATGTGCACGTATTACAGACGCCAGTCTTGTAGCGATCGCTTCGTATTGCGGTAACTTGAGGCAGTTGTCTGTCTCTGACTgcataaagattacagattttgGAGTACGCGAATTGGCAGCGCGCTTAGGTCCGTCTTTACGTTACTTTTCGGTAGGGAAATGTGACCGTGTATCGGATGCTGGTCTTTTGGTTGTTGCTAGGCATTGTTACAAGCTGAGGTATTTGAATGCTCGTGGCTGTGAAGCACTTAGCGATAGTGCTACTTTAGCTTTGGCACGTGGATGTCCAAGGTTGAGAGCTCTCGACATAGGGAAGTGTGACATTGGTGATGCGACTCTTGAGGCCCTTTCGACTGGGTgtccaaatttaaaaaaattatctcTTTGCGGTTGTGAGCGTATCACTGATGCTGGATTAGAAGCGCTAACGTATTATGTGCGCGGATTGAGGCAACTCAATATCGGCGAATGTCCTAGGGTTACGTGGGTTGGATATAGGGCTGTAAAACGTTATTGTCGTAGATGCATCATAGAACACACTAATCCTGGTTTCTCAAGCTGA
- the LOC143183537 gene encoding rhomboid-related protein 4: MRPIQRRQQGLQYGIFLLFMQAVNFGIDKIPPATLLAIIGQVLLYIGLIKVPWNAEEVCISTIKILKYRDWKSFIISNFEHGSDMHLYYNMISLILKGSYLEPMYGTTNFVLLLAVLSFGCSAMYIGLGYALMQLTGDYAYYTQCAIGFSAVLFALKVIVVCEEQDRIHNVGGLTVPSKIAVWVELVLIHLLVPQSSFIGHLGGILVGCLYCYTFIGEMVDNIIYAITGTPIIHEEQFYRRRSSLLR, translated from the exons ATGAGGCCCATTCAGAGAAGGCAACAAGGTTTGCAATACGGGATCTTTTTGCTATTTATGCAAGCCGTAAATTTTGGTATAGATAAAATACCACCAGCTACTCTCTTGGCAATTATTGGGCAA GTTTTATTATACATTGGTTTAATAAAAGTTCCATGGAATGCAGAAGAAGTATGTATctctacaataaagatactgaaGTATCGGGATTGGAAGTCTTTTATAATATCAAACTTCGAACATGGCTCAGACATGCACTTATACTACAATATGATATCATTGATTCTGAAAGGCTCATACTTGGAACCTATGTATGGAACAACAAATTTTGTTCTTTTATTGGCTGTCCTTTCATTTGGATGTAGCGCTATGTATATAGGTCTAGGCTATGCCTTAATGCAGTTAACTGGAGATTATGCATATTATACACAATGTGCTATTGGATTCTCTGCTGTTTTGTTTGCATTGAAAGTAATTGTAGTTTGTGAAGAACAAGACAGAATTCATAATGTTGGTGGTCTTACAGTTCCTAGCAAAATTGCTGTCTGGGTTGAATTAGTCTTAATTCATCTGTTAGTTCCACAATCTTCGTTTATTGGGCATCTTGGAGGTATTTTGGTTGGTTGTTTATATTGCTATACTTTTATTGGTGAGATGGttgataatataatatatgcAATAACTGGTACTCCTATTATACATGAAGAACAATTTTATAGAAGAcgtagttcacttcttagataa